A stretch of the Nitrospirota bacterium genome encodes the following:
- a CDS encoding site-specific DNA-methyltransferase has product MYKRAVQTKRRPGEVRDAILSVLSTRPDGAPLQTIEQHVAHLIGNSARSSVRSYLRLNTPSLFVRTTRGYYGLKTNVRGRSAQKVADPQVTYRRSFSSGRALILESDCLEWLREQQPNSVHAVVTDPPYGLFEYSPEQQVKLRSGKGGVWRIPPSFDGVQRSPLPRFTVLSDQDLRALELFFFEWAQILIPVLVPGANVIVATNPLLSYLVSSALVRAGLERRGEIVRLVMTMRGGDRPKAAHEEFSEVSVMPRSMWEPWLLFRKPLEGRVQDNLRKWGTGGFRRPSLEKPFGDVIASAPTHKSERELAPHPSLKPQQFLRTLVRGVLPLGEGIILDPFCGAGSTLAAAEAMGYASIGIEKDPHYFEMARKALPKLSVFKNGAHYSLSL; this is encoded by the coding sequence ATGTACAAGCGAGCTGTGCAGACCAAGCGCCGACCGGGAGAAGTGAGAGATGCGATCCTTTCCGTTCTTTCGACGAGGCCGGACGGGGCTCCTCTTCAGACCATCGAGCAGCATGTAGCACACCTCATCGGCAATTCCGCTCGCTCCAGCGTTCGTTCCTACCTGAGACTTAATACGCCCTCATTATTTGTGCGCACGACTCGAGGATATTACGGGCTGAAGACTAATGTGAGAGGGCGGAGCGCTCAGAAGGTTGCCGATCCTCAAGTCACGTATCGGCGCAGTTTCTCATCCGGTAGAGCGCTGATCCTCGAAAGCGATTGCTTGGAATGGCTGCGCGAACAGCAGCCCAACTCCGTTCATGCCGTCGTCACCGATCCTCCTTACGGGCTTTTTGAATATAGCCCTGAGCAGCAGGTTAAGCTGAGAAGCGGAAAGGGAGGGGTCTGGCGCATTCCTCCTTCGTTTGACGGTGTCCAACGATCTCCGCTTCCTCGCTTCACGGTACTATCGGACCAAGACCTTCGGGCGCTGGAGTTGTTCTTCTTCGAATGGGCGCAGATTCTTATTCCTGTCCTTGTGCCGGGGGCGAACGTTATCGTTGCAACGAACCCGCTGCTCTCGTACCTGGTTTCGAGCGCGTTGGTGCGTGCAGGTTTAGAACGACGAGGAGAAATCGTGCGCCTTGTCATGACGATGAGGGGGGGCGATAGGCCCAAAGCGGCTCACGAGGAATTTTCAGAAGTCAGCGTGATGCCTCGATCCATGTGGGAGCCGTGGTTGTTATTCCGGAAGCCCCTTGAGGGAAGAGTGCAAGACAATCTTCGGAAATGGGGGACGGGAGGGTTCCGGAGACCGTCTCTAGAAAAGCCGTTCGGGGATGTTATCGCGTCGGCGCCGACCCACAAGTCTGAAAGGGAACTCGCGCCGCACCCAAGTTTGAAGCCTCAACAGTTTCTGCGCACGTTGGTGAGGGGTGTGCTTCCACTTGGAGAAGGGATCATACTTGACCCATTCTGTGGGGCGGGATCAACGCTTGCTGCGGCCGAGGCGATGGGATATGCCAGCATCGGGATTGAAAAAGATCCCCACTATTTCGAGATGGCTCGGAAGGCCTTGCCGAAATTGTCGGTTTTCAAGAACGGAGCTCATTACAGTTTGAGCTTATAG